One Pichia kudriavzevii chromosome 3, complete sequence genomic window carries:
- a CDS encoding uncharacterized protein (PKUD0C03890; similar to Saccharomyces cerevisiae YKL056C (TMA19); ancestral locus Anc_2.584): protein MKIYTDIFSGDELLSDAYDLKLVDDVVLEADCQMVQVKPGADVDIGANPSAEGDDDDVEEGVETVNNVVYSFRLQQTSFDKKSFLTYIKGYMKAVKAKLAESDPDAIPTFEKGAAAYVKKVIGSFKDWEFYTGESMDPDAMIVLLNYREDGETPFVAIWKHGVKETKI, encoded by the coding sequence ATGAAGATCTATACCGACATTTTCTCTGGTGATGAATTATTATCCGATGCTTACGACTTGAAGCTAGTCGACGACGTTGTTCTCGAAGCAGACTGTCAAATGGTCCAAGTCAAGCCAGGTGctgatgttgatattggTGCAAACCCTTCTGCAGAAGGTGACGACGATGacgttgaagaaggtgtCGAAACCGTCAACAACGTTGTCTACTCCTTCAGATTGCAACAGACCTCCTTTGACAAGAAGTCCTTCTTGACCTACATCAAAGGTTACATGAAGGCAGTCAAGGCTAAGTTGGCAGAATCTGATCCAGACGCTATTCcaacttttgaaaaggGTGCAGCTGCTTACGTCAAGAAGGTCATTGGCTCTTTCAAGGACTGGGAATTCTACACCGGTGAATCCATGGACCCAGACGCTATGATTGTCTTGTTGAACTACAGAGAAGATGGTGAAACCCCATTCGTTGCTATCTGGAAACACGGTGTTAAGGAAACCAAGATCTAA